From Xiphophorus hellerii strain 12219 chromosome 9, Xiphophorus_hellerii-4.1, whole genome shotgun sequence, a single genomic window includes:
- the LOC116725871 gene encoding zinc finger BED domain-containing protein 1-like, translating into MIVKDTQPFTIVDDIGFRAFVSKLDPNYVLPTRQALKAMVEAKYESAKEHAKAKVEKVAAVSLTSDMWTSINMDAYLAVTCHFVEENGKLSSVLLGVQAFPQSHTAENIACVKASLMEEWGISGKVTCMVTDGAPNMVACVRELKLRHHICVAHTLNLVVKRALDQHPVLSGLRAKARKLVGYFRSSTTAKEKLTQVQLQLGMQATKLMQEVETRWNSTYLMLQRLVELREPVGAALAGLHTDIPFFTASEFDIVVACLSLLSPFYDATTELSAEEHVSASKVIPLLKMMEKALQEEDTKSAPAVAVEIGEQLIRQLREKLHMLQSMSILSLATLLDPLFKLIAFFSNTKAAEAVKRLTSECATVIRRNTEENTHEIPQASTSQEFTGGSRLWQRLDTSVMEAKRTQNVSADATVEVQRYLSEANISRQENPLEYWANHRSLYPNLYKLALIYLCTPASSVPCEHVFSKAGEVVSRKRNR; encoded by the exons ATGATAGTGAAGGATACCCAGCCTTTCACTATTGTGGATGACATTGGATTCAGGGCATTTGTGTCTAAGCTGGATCCCAATTATGTTCTCCCTACAAGGCAG GCTCTGAAGGCCATGGTGGAGGCCAAATATGAGTCTGCTAAGGAGCACGCTAAGGCTAAAGTAGAGAAGGTGGCTGCTGTTAGCCTTACATCAGATATGTGGACATCCATCAACATGGATGCCTACCTGGCAGTGACATGCCACTTTGTGGAGGAGAACGGAAAGCTGAGCTCGGTGTTGTTGGGAGTGCAGGCATTCCCCCAGTCTCACACTGCTGAAAATATTGCTTGTGTGAAAGCCTCCCTGATGGAGGAATGGGGAATCTCAGGCAAGGTGACATGCATGGTCACCGATGGTGCTCCTAATATGGTGGCATGCGTGAGAGAGCTGAAGCTTCGCCACCACATTTGTGTTGCTCACACCCTCAATCTTGTTGTGAAGAGGGCGCTTGACCAGCACCCTGTGCTCTCTGGCCTCCGGGCCAAAGCAAGGAAGCTGGTTGGCTACTTTAGAAGCAGCACCACTGCTAAG GAGAAGCTTACACAAGTGCAGCTTCAGCTGGGCATGCAAGCAACCAAGCTGATGCAGGAGgtggaaacaagatggaacAGCACCTACTTGATGCTGCAACGTCTGGTGGAGTTGAGGGAGCCAGTAGGAGCGGCATTGGCTGGATTACACACTGACATTCCCTTTTTCACTGCCAGTGAGTTTGACATTGTTGTAGCGTGCCTTTCTTTACTCTCTCCTTTCTATGACGCCACCACGGAGCTCTCTGCAGAAGAACATGTGTCGGCATCAAAAGTTATCCCCCTCCTGAAGATGATGGAGAAAGCCCTTCAGGAGGAAGACACCAAGTCGGCACCTGCAGTAGCAGTGGAAATAGGAGAGCAGCTCATCAGACAGCTCAGGGAGAAGCTGCACATGCTCCAGTCAATGAGCATCTTGTCGCTGGCTACACTCCTGGACCCACTATTTAAACTTATAGCATTTTTCAGCAACACAAAAGCTGCTGAAGCAGTGAAGCGCTTGACTTCAGAGTGTGCCACCGTCATCCGACGGAACACAGAAGAGAACACTCACGAGATTCCCCAGGCTTCCACCTCTCAAGAATTCACTGGAG GTAGCAGACTTTGGCAAAGATTGGACACTAGTGTCATGGAGGCAAAGAGGACTCAAAATGTGTCAGCAGATGCCACCGTAGAGGTCCAGCGCTACCTGTCAGAGGCAAACATAAGCAGGCAGGAGAACCCCCTGGAGTACTGGGCTAATCATCGGTCACTGTACCCCAATCTGTACAAACttgcacttatttatttatgcaccCCGGCATCATCTGTGCCATGTGAGCATGTCTTTTCAAAGGCTGGAGAAGTAGTGTCAAGAAAGAGAAATcgttga